A window of the Physeter macrocephalus isolate SW-GA chromosome 7, ASM283717v5, whole genome shotgun sequence genome harbors these coding sequences:
- the IDUA gene encoding alpha-L-iduronidase: MRRPQNPRLLPAAPPALRGGLGGCSGGASAQGAGSSIYILEQEAAVVRQIQRLFPKFADTPVYNDEADPLVGWSLPQPWRADVTYAAMVVKVIAQHQNLLVANTSSSVRYALLSNDNAFLSYHPHPFSQRTLTARFQVNDTRPPHVQLLRKPVLTAMALLALLDGEQLWAEVSRGGTVLDSNHTVGVLASTHHPTGPADAWRATVLVYASDDTRAHANRSVPLTLSLHGVPPGPDVVFVQLYMDNWLCSPYGEWRRLGRPVYPSAEQFRRMRAAEDPAAEMPLPFPSSGRLTLRPELPLPSLWLVHVCARPEEPPGQVTRLRALPLARGQLLLVWSDERVGSKCLWTYEIQFSPEGVVYLPISRKPSTFNLFVFSPDTAVVSGSYRVRAVDYWARPGPFSSPVWYLGAPSRAP, translated from the exons ATGCGGCGGCCCCAGAATCCCCGCCTGCTGCCTGCAGCCCCGCCGGCCCTCCGCGGCGGTCTCGGGGGCTGCTCAGGCGGGGCCTCTGCGCAGGGCGCGGGCAGCTCCATCTACATCCTGGAGCAGGAGGCGGCGGTCGTGCGGCAGATACAGCGGCTCTTCCCCAAGTTCGCGGACACCCCCGTTTACAACGACGAGGCCGACCCGCTGGTGGGCTGGTCCCTGCCGCAGCCCTGGAGGGCCGACGTGACCTACGCTGCCATGGTCGTGAAG GTCATCGCACAGCACCAGAACCTGCTGGTGGCCAACACCAGCTCCTCCGTCCGCTACGCGCTCCTAAGCAACGACAACGCCTTCCTGAGTTACCACCCGCACCCCTTCTCTCAGCGCACGCTCACCGCGCGCTTCCAGGTCAACGACACGCGCCCGCCGCACGTGCAGCTGCTGCGCAAGCCGGTGCTCACGGCGATGGCCCTGCTGGCCCTGCTGG ACGGCGAGCAGCTCTGGGCTGAGGTGTCGCGGGGCGGGACGGTGCTGGACAGCAACCACACGGTGGGCGTCCTGGCCAGCACCCACCACCCCACTGGCCCCGCCGACGCCTGGCGCGCCACGGTGCTGGTCTACGCGAGCGACGACACCCGCGCCCACGCCAACCGCAGCGTACCCTTGACTCTGAGCCTGCACGGGGTGCCCCCGGGCCCGG ACGTCGTCTTTGTGCAGCTCTACATGGACAACTGGCTCTGCAGCCCCTACGGCGAGTGGCGGCGCCTGGGCAGGCCCGTCTACCCCTCTGCTGAGCAGTTCCGGCGCATGCGCGCGGCCGAG GACCCGGCGGCCGAGATGCCGCTCCCCTTTCCCAGCAGCGGCCGCCTGACGCTGCGCCCTGAGCTTCCTCTGCCCTCGCTCTGGCTGGTGCACGTGTGCGCGCGCCCGGAGGAGCCGCCGGGGCAG GTGACCCGGCTCCGTGCTCTGCCCTTGGCCCGCGGGCAGCTGCTTTTGGTCTGGTCCGACGAGCGTGTGGGCTCCAA GTGCTTGTGGACCTATGAGATCCAGTTCTCCCCGGAGGGTGTGGTGTACCTGCCCATCAGCAGGAAGCCTTCGACCTTTAACCTCTTCGTGTTCAGCCCAG ACACGGCTGTTGTCTCCGGCTCCTACCGGGTTCGCGCTGTGGACTACTGGGCCCGACCAGGCCCCTTCTCGAGCCCCGTGTGGTACCTGGGGGCCCCTTCTCGAGCCCCGTGA